One genomic window of Pseudoxanthomonas sp. includes the following:
- a CDS encoding zinc-finger domain-containing protein: MSQTATAPANAEKRYTVSRADLPLSCPLPSMALWNSHPRVYLPIEDAPNGEADCPYCGSHFVLAD; encoded by the coding sequence ATGAGCCAAACCGCCACTGCACCGGCCAACGCCGAAAAGCGCTACACCGTTTCCCGTGCCGATCTGCCGCTGAGCTGCCCGCTGCCGTCGATGGCGCTGTGGAACTCGCATCCGCGCGTCTACCTGCCGATCGAAGACGCGCCCAACGGCGAAGCGGACTGCCCGTACTGCGGTTCGCATTTCGTCCTTGCCGACTGA